One window from the genome of Pseudomonas fluorescens encodes:
- a CDS encoding putative bifunctional diguanylate cyclase/phosphodiesterase, translated as MSTPVEPLRLLLLAQEPEWSAILRECLVPMGPSVVLISAPSWESVSSLFEDNRNAVLLTVAALQPTPGRCSLPTILLLEHEPAVAPDGASDWLVRDVLDSATLRRCLRHVRERGVLENTLQRLAEQDPLTGIANRQGFQTLLAARLAENDGRGLALGHLDLDNFRHANDALGHQAGDRLILQVVSRLKGSLEAGDQLARLGSDEFALLIDTRRAPQRAEWMAERITEALAEPYWVDGESLLIGCSLGVAHARAQAGADPLMWHAHIAMQQAKSTQGCTFHIFNERINRNARSLADLESELRRALRRDELELHYQPRLDLDGGHIVGLEALVRWRHGERGLLPPSEFVPLAEQSGLIVPLGYWVISRALRDMQALRERGLAPLHMAVNLSFRQFQDSQLLPTLSRLIAERGVEAQWLEFELTETAVMRRSELVKQTMDALGRLGVRFSLDDFGTGFSSFVHLNSLPIALLKIDKSFVGGMEQREENRKLVHAMINLAHNLNLEVVAEGVETQEQLDLLRGFGCDQVQGFLISKPLPLPELVEYLTFEGDQHSTHDVVV; from the coding sequence TTGTCAACGCCTGTCGAACCCTTGCGTTTGCTGTTATTGGCCCAAGAGCCAGAGTGGTCAGCAATACTGCGCGAGTGCCTGGTGCCCATGGGGCCCTCGGTCGTGTTGATCAGCGCCCCGAGCTGGGAGTCCGTCAGCAGCCTGTTCGAAGACAATCGCAACGCGGTGTTGCTGACTGTTGCGGCGTTGCAGCCGACGCCGGGCCGTTGCAGCCTGCCGACCATCCTGTTGCTCGAGCACGAGCCGGCGGTTGCCCCCGACGGTGCCAGCGACTGGTTGGTGCGCGATGTCCTCGACAGCGCGACCCTGCGTCGTTGCCTGCGCCATGTGCGCGAGCGCGGCGTGCTGGAAAACACCCTGCAGCGCCTCGCCGAGCAGGATCCATTGACAGGCATCGCCAATCGCCAGGGTTTCCAGACATTGCTGGCGGCGCGCCTGGCGGAAAATGACGGCCGAGGCCTGGCCCTCGGTCACTTGGACCTGGACAACTTTCGCCACGCCAACGACGCCCTCGGTCACCAGGCCGGCGACCGTTTGATCCTGCAAGTGGTGTCGCGGCTCAAGGGGTCGCTCGAAGCCGGCGATCAATTGGCGCGGCTGGGCAGTGATGAATTTGCCTTGCTGATCGACACCCGCCGCGCACCGCAGCGGGCCGAATGGATGGCCGAGCGTATTACCGAAGCCTTGGCCGAACCCTATTGGGTGGACGGCGAAAGCCTGCTGATCGGTTGCAGCCTGGGCGTCGCCCATGCTCGCGCCCAGGCTGGCGCCGATCCGCTGATGTGGCATGCCCACATCGCCATGCAGCAGGCCAAGAGCACCCAGGGCTGCACCTTTCATATCTTCAACGAGCGCATCAATCGCAATGCCCGCAGCCTTGCCGACCTGGAAAGCGAACTGCGCCGGGCACTGCGCCGTGACGAGCTGGAATTGCATTACCAGCCGCGCCTGGACCTCGATGGCGGCCACATCGTCGGCCTCGAAGCCCTGGTGCGTTGGCGCCATGGCGAACGCGGCTTGTTGCCACCGAGTGAGTTCGTGCCGCTGGCCGAACAGAGCGGCCTGATCGTGCCGTTGGGCTACTGGGTGATTTCCCGGGCGCTGCGGGACATGCAGGCCCTGCGCGAACGGGGGCTGGCGCCGTTGCACATGGCGGTCAACCTGTCGTTCCGGCAGTTCCAGGACAGCCAGTTGCTGCCGACCTTGAGCCGACTGATTGCCGAGCGGGGTGTCGAGGCGCAATGGCTGGAGTTCGAACTCACCGAAACCGCGGTCATGCGCCGCAGCGAACTGGTCAAGCAGACCATGGATGCCCTGGGCCGCCTGGGGGTGCGCTTCTCCCTGGACGACTTCGGCACCGGGTTCTCCTCGTTCGTGCACCTCAACAGCCTGCCGATCGCCTTGCTCAAGATCGACAAGAGCTTCGTCGGCGGCATGGAGCAGCGCGAAGAGAACCGCAAATTGGTGCACGCCATGATCAACCTGGCCCACAACCTCAACCTGGAGGTGGTGGCCGAAGGTGTGGAAACCCAGGAGCAACTGGACCTGCTACGCGGTTTCGGTTGCGACCAGGTGCAGGGCTTCCTGATCAGCAAGCCGTTGCCGTTGCCGGAATTGGTTGAGTACTTGACGTTCGAAGGTGATCAGCACTCCACACACGACGTCGTGGTCTGA
- a CDS encoding NorM family multidrug efflux MATE transporter — translation MRHPVRTELWAILRLAGPLIASQLAHMLMVLTDTVMMARLSPEALAGGGLGAATYSFVSIFCIGVIAAVGTLVAIRQGAGDVEGATRLTQAGLWLAWLMALMAGLLLWNLKPVLLMFGQTETNVLSAGQFLLALPFALPGYLSFMALRGFTSAIGRATPVMVISLGGTVANFLLNYALITGMFGLPKLGLMGIGLVTAIVANCMALALAWHIHRHPAYRAYPLLDGLSRPNRQYLKELWRLGLPIGGTYAVEVGLFAFAALCMGTMGSTPLAAHQIALQIVSVAFMVPAGMSYAITMRIGQHYGAGQLLRARLAGRVGIGFGAAAMLAFAMVFWLLPHQLIGLFLDHDDPAFRDVINLAVSLLAVAAWFELFDGTQTIAMGCIRGLKDAKTTFLVGLGCYWLIGAPSAWWMAFHLNWGPTGVWWGLALGLACAAVSLTLAFEWKMKRMIRSEAGQPGFEAIQAK, via the coding sequence ATGCGGCATCCGGTGCGTACCGAACTCTGGGCCATCCTGCGGCTGGCGGGGCCGTTGATTGCCTCGCAGTTGGCGCACATGCTCATGGTGCTCACCGACACCGTGATGATGGCGCGCCTGAGCCCCGAAGCCCTCGCCGGGGGCGGGCTCGGAGCGGCCACCTATTCGTTCGTGTCGATCTTCTGCATCGGCGTGATCGCCGCGGTGGGCACCCTGGTCGCGATCCGCCAGGGCGCGGGCGATGTCGAAGGCGCCACCCGGCTGACCCAGGCAGGGCTTTGGCTGGCCTGGTTGATGGCGTTGATGGCCGGGTTGCTGCTGTGGAATCTCAAGCCCGTACTGCTGATGTTCGGCCAGACCGAAACCAACGTGTTGTCCGCCGGCCAGTTCCTGCTGGCGCTGCCGTTCGCCCTGCCCGGCTACCTGAGCTTCATGGCCCTGCGCGGCTTCACCAGCGCCATCGGCCGGGCCACGCCGGTCATGGTGATCAGCCTCGGCGGCACGGTGGCCAACTTCCTGCTCAACTACGCGCTCATCACCGGCATGTTCGGCCTGCCAAAACTCGGCCTGATGGGCATCGGCCTGGTCACGGCCATTGTCGCCAACTGCATGGCCCTGGCCCTGGCCTGGCACATCCATCGGCACCCGGCCTACCGTGCCTATCCGCTGCTGGATGGGCTGTCGCGGCCCAATCGCCAATACCTCAAGGAGCTGTGGCGCCTGGGCCTGCCGATCGGTGGCACCTATGCGGTGGAAGTCGGGCTGTTCGCGTTCGCCGCGCTGTGCATGGGCACCATGGGCAGCACGCCGTTGGCGGCCCACCAGATCGCCCTGCAAATCGTCTCGGTGGCGTTCATGGTGCCGGCCGGAATGTCCTACGCCATCACCATGCGCATCGGCCAGCACTACGGCGCCGGGCAGCTGTTGAGGGCGCGCCTGGCCGGTCGGGTCGGCATTGGCTTTGGCGCGGCCGCGATGCTGGCGTTCGCCATGGTGTTCTGGCTGCTGCCCCATCAATTGATCGGCTTGTTTCTGGACCACGATGACCCGGCGTTCCGCGACGTGATCAACCTGGCCGTGAGCCTGTTGGCGGTGGCGGCGTGGTTCGAGCTGTTCGACGGCACGCAAACCATCGCCATGGGCTGCATTCGCGGGCTCAAGGACGCCAAGACCACCTTCCTGGTGGGCCTGGGTTGCTATTGGCTGATCGGGGCACCGTCGGCGTGGTGGATGGCGTTCCACCTGAACTGGGGACCGACCGGTGTCTGGTGGGGCCTGGCCCTGGGGCTGGCCTGCGCGGCCGTGAGCCTGACCCTGGCGTTTGAATGGAAGATGAAGCGGATGATTCGCAGTGAAGCTGGGCAGCCCGGTTTCGAAGCCATTCAGGCCAAGTGA
- a CDS encoding LysR substrate-binding domain-containing protein, with protein MSRRLPPLYALRAFEAAARYSSFTRAAEELSITQSAVSRHIRTLEDHFACRLFLRSGRNLQLTEAARLLLPGVREGFMALERACHTLHGEDGILRMKAPSTLTMRWLLARLSRFRHLQPGNEVQLTSAWMDIDSVDFNVEPFDCAVLLGNGHFPADWEASLLFPEELIPVGAPNLLNDQPWDVARLASAELLHPTPDRRDWRNWLQRMGLSDKVSLKGGQVFDTLELGMIAAARGYGVSMGDLLMVAEDVAQGRLSLPWPTAVASGEHYYLVWPKTRPGGERLRRLSDFLQGEVKAMQLPDVQRLS; from the coding sequence ATGTCCCGTCGTCTTCCTCCTCTTTATGCGTTGCGGGCATTCGAAGCCGCGGCGCGCTATAGCTCGTTCACCCGGGCCGCCGAAGAGCTGTCGATCACCCAGAGCGCCGTCAGCCGGCACATCCGCACGCTGGAAGATCACTTTGCCTGCCGGCTGTTCCTGCGCAGCGGCCGCAACCTGCAGTTGACCGAGGCGGCGCGGTTGCTGCTGCCGGGCGTGCGCGAGGGTTTCATGGCGCTGGAGCGGGCCTGCCACACCTTGCATGGCGAAGACGGCATCCTGCGCATGAAAGCGCCTTCCACGCTGACCATGCGTTGGTTGTTGGCGCGCCTGAGTCGCTTCCGGCATTTGCAGCCCGGTAACGAGGTGCAACTGACCAGTGCCTGGATGGACATCGATTCGGTGGACTTCAACGTCGAGCCCTTCGATTGCGCCGTATTGCTGGGCAACGGGCATTTTCCGGCGGACTGGGAGGCCAGTTTGCTGTTTCCCGAGGAATTGATTCCGGTGGGCGCGCCGAACCTGTTGAACGATCAGCCCTGGGATGTGGCGCGGCTGGCCAGTGCTGAGCTGTTGCATCCGACGCCGGATCGCCGGGACTGGCGCAACTGGCTGCAACGCATGGGCCTGTCCGACAAGGTCTCGCTCAAGGGGGGGCAGGTGTTCGATACCCTGGAGCTGGGCATGATCGCGGCCGCACGTGGCTATGGGGTCTCCATGGGCGACCTGCTGATGGTGGCCGAGGACGTTGCCCAAGGGCGCCTGAGCCTGCCATGGCCGACAGCTGTCGCCAGTGGGGAACACTATTACCTGGTCTGGCCGAAAACCCGGCCGGGAGGTGAACGTTTGCGCCGGCTCAGCGACTTTCTCCAAGGCGAGGTCAAGGCCATGCAACTGCCTGATGTACAACGTCTAAGCTGA
- a CDS encoding methyl-accepting chemotaxis protein, with protein MAGAVEEFSATSLNIADNMGNTERLAQENAQQTRIGRTSMDEASSSLEQIAGALNSTATVINTLGQRSQEIGGIVGVITSIAEQTNLLALNAAIEAARAGEQGRGFAVVADEVRSLASRTRQATDEISSMINSIQQETGNAISTMEQGNLLMQEGLSRNANVASALARIDEQSRSAGQQFAAITTATQEQSSTATLLSSNLQSIAMANSEQRQVVSNLAVTAKELEKLAQDLRQEVDRFR; from the coding sequence ATGGCCGGCGCGGTGGAAGAGTTCAGTGCGACCTCCCTGAACATTGCCGACAACATGGGCAACACCGAGCGCCTGGCCCAGGAAAACGCCCAGCAAACCCGCATTGGCCGGACCTCGATGGATGAAGCGTCGTCGTCCCTGGAACAAATCGCCGGCGCGCTGAACAGCACGGCCACGGTCATCAATACCCTGGGCCAGCGTTCCCAGGAAATCGGCGGCATCGTGGGGGTCATCACCTCGATTGCCGAGCAGACCAACCTGCTGGCCTTGAACGCCGCCATCGAAGCTGCCCGCGCCGGCGAGCAGGGCCGTGGTTTCGCCGTGGTGGCCGATGAAGTCCGCAGCCTGGCGTCCCGCACCCGCCAGGCCACTGACGAAATCTCCAGCATGATCAACAGCATCCAGCAGGAAACCGGCAATGCCATCAGCACGATGGAACAGGGCAACCTGTTGATGCAGGAAGGCCTGTCGCGCAACGCCAATGTGGCCTCGGCCCTGGCGCGAATCGATGAGCAGAGCCGTTCGGCTGGCCAGCAATTCGCGGCGATCACCACCGCCACCCAGGAACAAAGCAGCACCGCGACCCTGCTCAGCAGCAACCTGCAGAGCATCGCCATGGCCAACAGCGAACAGCGCCAAGTGGTCTCGAACCTGGCGGTCACCGCCAAGGAACTGGAAAAACTGGCCCAGGACCTGCGCCAAGAGGTTGATCGGTTCCGCTGA
- a CDS encoding aldose 1-epimerase family protein, with the protein MTPLKLLITLGALGAASQAMAWDYVLLDTDKAAQPWQITSQQLGVKTDKPFSVTMRTLHGGRQEGVSIVDIDNGTLKLSVVPTRGMNVLQASVGNVRMGWDSPVKEVVNPAFIELNGRGGLGWLEGFNELVTRCGYEWVGHPGMDNGELLTLHGRAANIPANKVTLHIDEKPPYAITLRGELKEQAFKKVDFSVQTELVTEPGSVTFALSDTLTNNGDYPKEYQALYHSNFSTPFLEQGARFAAPVKQVSPFNDKAKGDLPDWQTYRAPTKDYDETVYNVVPYADAKGDTLTVLHNKAGSLGVSVGFNTSTLPVFSLWKNTDTQGQGYVTGLEPGTSFSYNRRYQRPLGLVPTIGPKEHRQFQIHYSLLADKGAVDKALKRIDAIQNGQKTEVRETPLVDLSKP; encoded by the coding sequence ATGACTCCGCTCAAACTCCTCATTACCCTTGGCGCCTTGGGCGCTGCCTCCCAGGCGATGGCTTGGGATTACGTCCTGCTGGATACCGACAAAGCCGCCCAACCCTGGCAAATCACCAGCCAGCAGCTCGGCGTGAAAACCGACAAACCTTTCTCTGTGACGATGCGCACCCTGCACGGTGGCCGGCAAGAGGGCGTCAGCATCGTTGATATCGACAACGGCACCCTGAAGCTTTCAGTCGTCCCAACCCGTGGCATGAATGTGCTGCAGGCGTCGGTCGGGAATGTGCGCATGGGGTGGGATTCGCCGGTCAAGGAAGTGGTCAACCCGGCGTTCATCGAGCTCAACGGTCGAGGCGGCTTGGGTTGGCTCGAAGGCTTCAACGAGTTGGTCACCCGCTGCGGCTACGAATGGGTCGGCCATCCCGGCATGGACAATGGCGAGCTGCTGACCCTGCATGGCCGCGCCGCCAATATTCCGGCCAACAAAGTCACCTTGCACATCGATGAAAAACCGCCCTACGCCATCACCCTGCGGGGCGAGTTGAAGGAACAGGCGTTCAAGAAGGTCGATTTCTCGGTGCAGACCGAACTGGTCACCGAGCCTGGCAGCGTGACGTTCGCGCTCAGCGACACGCTGACCAACAACGGCGATTACCCGAAGGAGTACCAAGCGCTCTACCACAGCAATTTCAGCACGCCTTTCCTGGAACAGGGCGCTCGTTTCGCGGCACCGGTCAAGCAGGTCTCGCCGTTCAACGACAAGGCCAAGGGCGACTTGCCCGATTGGCAAACCTACCGGGCCCCGACCAAGGATTACGACGAAACCGTCTACAACGTCGTGCCCTACGCCGACGCCAAGGGCGACACCCTCACCGTGCTGCACAACAAGGCCGGCAGCCTCGGTGTGTCGGTAGGCTTCAACACCAGCACGCTGCCCGTGTTCTCCCTGTGGAAAAACACTGATACCCAGGGCCAGGGCTACGTGACCGGGCTGGAACCAGGCACCAGTTTTTCCTACAACCGCCGGTACCAGCGCCCCCTGGGCCTGGTGCCCACGATCGGGCCGAAGGAGCACAGGCAATTCCAGATCCACTACAGCCTGTTGGCGGACAAGGGCGCTGTGGATAAAGCGCTCAAGCGCATCGATGCGATCCAGAACGGTCAAAAAACCGAGGTCCGGGAAACACCGTTGGTAGACCTGAGCAAACCGTAA
- a CDS encoding YifB family Mg chelatase-like AAA ATPase, whose translation MSLAIVHSRAQVGVEAPAVTVEVHLANGLPSLTMVGLPEAAVKESKDRVRSAIINSGLNFPARRITLNLAPADLPKDGGRFDLAIALGILSASVQVPTLTLDDVECLGELALSGAVRPVRGVLPAALAARKAGRMLVVPRANAEEACLASGLKVIAVDHLLEAVAHFNGHTPVEPFVSNGLLSASKPYPDLNEVQGQAGAKRALLIAAAGAHNLLFSGPPGTGKTLLASRLPGLLPPLAESEALEVAAIQSVASCVPLSHWPQRPFRQPHHSASGPALVGGGSKPQPGEITLAHHGVLFLDELPEFDRKVLEVLREPLESGHIVVSRARDRVRFPARFQLVAAMNPCPCGYLGEPSGRCACTPDMVQRYRNKLSGPLLDRIDLHLTVAREATALNPRLEPGDDTATVAERVAEARERQHDRQGCANAFLDLPGLRRHCTLSTTDETWLETACERLTLSLRAAHRLLKVARTLADLEQAGNIRREHLAEALQYRPATA comes from the coding sequence ATGTCGCTCGCCATTGTCCACAGCCGCGCCCAAGTGGGGGTCGAGGCTCCTGCCGTTACCGTTGAAGTCCACCTGGCCAATGGCTTGCCGTCACTGACGATGGTTGGCCTGCCGGAGGCGGCGGTGAAGGAAAGCAAGGATCGGGTGCGCAGCGCGATCATCAACTCGGGGCTGAATTTTCCGGCGCGGCGCATCACCCTGAACCTGGCGCCGGCGGACCTGCCAAAAGACGGCGGCCGCTTCGACCTGGCCATCGCCTTGGGGATCCTGTCGGCCAGCGTGCAGGTGCCGACCCTGACGCTGGACGACGTGGAATGCCTTGGTGAACTGGCCTTGTCCGGCGCGGTACGTCCGGTGCGTGGGGTATTGCCTGCGGCGCTGGCGGCGCGCAAGGCCGGGCGCATGCTGGTGGTACCACGGGCCAATGCCGAGGAAGCCTGCCTGGCCTCGGGGCTGAAGGTGATCGCCGTGGATCACCTGCTCGAAGCGGTGGCGCATTTCAACGGCCACACGCCGGTCGAGCCATTCGTCTCCAATGGGCTGCTCTCGGCCAGCAAGCCCTACCCCGACCTGAATGAAGTACAAGGCCAGGCCGGGGCCAAGCGGGCCTTGCTGATTGCCGCCGCGGGGGCCCACAACCTGCTGTTCAGCGGGCCACCGGGTACCGGCAAGACCTTGCTGGCGAGCCGTTTGCCAGGGCTGTTGCCGCCACTGGCCGAGAGCGAAGCCCTGGAGGTCGCAGCCATCCAGTCGGTGGCCAGTTGCGTACCCTTGAGCCATTGGCCGCAACGTCCGTTTCGCCAGCCGCACCACTCGGCTTCCGGTCCGGCGCTGGTGGGTGGCGGGTCAAAACCGCAGCCAGGGGAGATCACCCTCGCCCATCATGGCGTGCTGTTTCTGGATGAGCTGCCGGAGTTCGACCGCAAGGTGCTGGAGGTCTTGAGAGAACCGCTGGAGTCAGGGCACATCGTGGTCTCGCGCGCCCGGGACCGAGTACGCTTCCCTGCCCGTTTCCAGTTGGTGGCGGCGATGAACCCCTGCCCCTGTGGCTATCTTGGCGAGCCCAGCGGCCGTTGCGCCTGCACACCGGATATGGTGCAGCGCTACCGCAACAAACTCTCCGGCCCGCTGCTGGACCGTATCGACCTGCATCTGACCGTCGCCCGGGAAGCCACGGCATTGAACCCCAGGCTCGAACCCGGGGACGATACGGCCACGGTCGCCGAGCGCGTGGCCGAAGCCCGGGAACGCCAGCACGACCGCCAGGGCTGCGCCAACGCCTTCCTTGATCTACCGGGGTTGCGCCGGCATTGCACGTTATCCACAACCGATGAAACCTGGCTGGAAACCGCCTGCGAGCGGCTGACCCTGTCGCTGCGCGCCGCCCACCGCCTGCTCAAGGTCGCCCGGACACTGGCGGACCTGGAGCAAGCGGGGAACATTCGCCGCGAGCACCTGGCCGAAGCGCTGCAGTATCGGCCGGCTACGGCGTGA
- a CDS encoding sensor histidine kinase: MNDLLALLTDKRFMPHGHCYMWRPDLLWTNVIADSLIALSYVTIPFTLLYFIHKRKDVPFDWMLAAFGVFILACGTSHVMEILTIWQPYYWLMALVKVITAIASVITAILLVRLVPAALKIPSPQQLAKVNDELREAQAELVTTARRAGMAEIATNVLHNVGNVLNSVNVSAQVLYEKVHTSKGPGVAKVVQLMKEHPDDLGDFISSDPKGRALPDYLDKLADALAVEQQGMIAELAQLTRRIDHIKEIVATQQSYAGNASVLEPGSLRELVEDVVRICDVSLARHHITLIKEFSDIPQMPLDKHRVLQILVNLINNAKQALDAGVNRPPRIVLRLKVVDDGRVRVEVEDNGEGIAQDNLARVFEHGFTTRVDGHGFGLHSCILAAHEMGGELTAQSAGPGQGALFILELPQAQTPEQSQHAASG; the protein is encoded by the coding sequence ATGAATGATCTGCTGGCTCTGTTAACTGACAAGCGCTTCATGCCCCACGGGCATTGCTACATGTGGCGTCCGGATCTGCTGTGGACGAATGTGATCGCCGATAGCTTGATCGCCCTGTCCTACGTCACCATCCCCTTCACGCTCCTGTACTTTATCCACAAGCGCAAGGACGTGCCGTTCGACTGGATGCTGGCGGCCTTTGGCGTGTTTATCCTGGCCTGCGGGACCAGCCATGTGATGGAGATCCTGACCATCTGGCAGCCTTATTACTGGTTGATGGCGCTGGTCAAGGTCATCACCGCGATTGCTTCGGTGATTACCGCCATCCTGCTGGTCCGGCTGGTGCCGGCGGCCCTGAAGATCCCCAGCCCGCAGCAATTGGCCAAGGTCAACGACGAGTTGCGCGAGGCCCAGGCCGAACTGGTCACCACCGCCCGCCGCGCCGGCATGGCGGAGATCGCCACCAATGTGCTGCACAACGTGGGCAATGTGCTCAATAGCGTCAACGTGTCAGCCCAGGTCCTCTACGAGAAGGTGCACACCTCCAAGGGGCCAGGGGTGGCCAAGGTTGTCCAGTTGATGAAGGAGCATCCCGACGACCTCGGCGACTTCATCAGCAGCGACCCGAAAGGACGCGCGCTACCGGACTATCTCGACAAGCTGGCCGACGCGCTGGCCGTCGAGCAGCAGGGCATGATCGCCGAGTTGGCACAGTTGACCCGCCGCATCGACCACATCAAGGAAATCGTCGCCACTCAGCAATCCTACGCCGGCAACGCCAGCGTGCTGGAGCCGGGCTCGTTGCGTGAGCTGGTCGAGGATGTCGTGCGCATTTGCGATGTGTCCCTGGCCCGTCACCACATCACGCTGATCAAGGAGTTCAGCGATATACCGCAAATGCCACTGGACAAGCACCGCGTGCTGCAGATCCTGGTCAATCTGATCAATAACGCCAAGCAGGCGCTGGACGCGGGTGTGAACCGGCCACCGCGGATCGTCCTGCGCCTGAAGGTGGTTGATGATGGGCGCGTGCGGGTCGAGGTCGAGGACAATGGCGAGGGGATTGCGCAGGACAATCTTGCGCGGGTGTTCGAGCACGGCTTCACCACGCGTGTCGATGGTCACGGCTTTGGTTTGCACAGCTGCATTCTGGCGGCGCACGAGATGGGCGGCGAGCTGACGGCGCAGAGCGCGGGGCCGGGCCAGGGCGCGCTCTTTATCCTGGAGCTGCCGCAGGCACAGACCCCGGAGCAGTCTCAACACGCTGCGAGTGGTTGA
- a CDS encoding accessory factor UbiK family protein, with translation MLAPKDLLDALSGHASRILSGDTPLPKSEIESQFKALLQSGFSKLDLVSREEFDSQMVVLARTRARLESLEAKVAELEARLAPAQE, from the coding sequence ATGCTTGCGCCCAAAGACCTCCTCGACGCCCTGAGCGGCCACGCCTCCCGTATCTTGAGTGGCGACACGCCGCTGCCCAAAAGCGAAATCGAAAGCCAGTTCAAGGCCCTGCTGCAAAGCGGCTTCAGCAAGCTGGACCTGGTAAGCCGGGAAGAATTCGACAGCCAGATGGTCGTGCTGGCCCGGACCCGAGCACGGCTCGAAAGCCTGGAGGCCAAGGTCGCTGAGCTGGAAGCACGACTGGCTCCAGCCCAGGAATAA
- the glnK gene encoding P-II family nitrogen regulator, with the protein MKLVTAIIKPFKLDDVRESLSEIGVQGITVTEVKGFGRQKGHTELYRGAEYVVDFLPKVKIDVAIDDKDLDRVIEAITKAANTGKIGDGKIFVVNLEQAIRIRTGETDTDAI; encoded by the coding sequence ATGAAGCTAGTCACTGCCATCATCAAGCCGTTCAAGTTGGACGACGTGCGCGAGTCGTTGTCCGAGATCGGCGTGCAGGGCATTACCGTTACTGAGGTCAAAGGCTTCGGTCGGCAGAAGGGCCACACCGAGCTGTATCGCGGCGCGGAGTACGTGGTCGATTTCCTGCCCAAGGTGAAGATCGATGTCGCCATTGACGACAAGGATCTGGACCGGGTGATCGAGGCAATCACCAAGGCCGCCAACACCGGCAAGATCGGTGACGGGAAGATCTTTGTGGTCAATCTGGAACAGGCTATCCGCATCCGTACCGGCGAAACCGATACCGACGCTATCTAA
- a CDS encoding ammonium transporter encodes MTLRKFAGLGALLSFAMPGLAMAEEAAAPVLNSGDTAWMLTATILVLFMTIPGLALFYGGMVRSKNILSVMMQCFAITGLISILWVIYGYSIAFDTTGMEQGVVNFNSFIGGFGKAFLAGVTPASLTGPAALFPEAVFITFQMTFAIITPALIVGAFAERMKFSAMLIFMGVWFTLVYAPIAHMVWSGNGGLMWDWGVLDFAGGTVVHINAGIAGLVACLVLGKRKGFPTTPMAPHNLGYTLMGAAMLWVGWFGFNAGSAVAANGTAGMAMLVTQIATAAAALGWMFAEWITHGKPSALGIASGVVAGLVAITPAAGTVGPMGALVIGLAAGVVCFFCATTLKRKLGYDDSLDAFGVHGIGGILGAILTGVFAAPALGGFGTVTDIGAQVWIQFKGVGFTVVYTAIVTFIILKVLDAVMGLRVTEEEEAVGLDLAQHNERGYNL; translated from the coding sequence ATGACTCTGCGTAAATTCGCAGGGCTAGGAGCCCTGTTGTCCTTCGCAATGCCTGGCCTGGCCATGGCAGAAGAAGCGGCAGCCCCTGTCCTGAACTCCGGCGACACCGCCTGGATGCTCACGGCCACGATTCTTGTACTGTTCATGACCATTCCAGGATTGGCGCTGTTCTACGGCGGCATGGTCCGTTCGAAGAACATTCTTTCCGTGATGATGCAGTGCTTTGCCATTACCGGTCTGATCAGCATCCTGTGGGTCATCTATGGCTACAGCATCGCGTTCGACACCACCGGCATGGAGCAGGGCGTCGTCAACTTCAACTCCTTCATTGGCGGTTTCGGCAAAGCGTTCCTGGCAGGTGTCACGCCAGCCAGCCTGACCGGCCCGGCGGCGCTGTTCCCTGAAGCGGTGTTCATCACCTTCCAGATGACGTTCGCCATCATTACCCCGGCCCTGATCGTCGGTGCATTTGCCGAGCGGATGAAGTTCTCCGCCATGCTGATCTTCATGGGCGTGTGGTTCACCCTGGTGTATGCACCGATTGCGCACATGGTCTGGTCCGGCAACGGCGGCCTGATGTGGGACTGGGGCGTGCTGGACTTCGCTGGCGGCACCGTGGTGCACATCAACGCCGGTATCGCCGGTCTGGTGGCGTGCCTGGTATTGGGCAAGCGCAAAGGCTTCCCGACTACGCCAATGGCACCCCATAACCTGGGTTACACCCTGATGGGCGCGGCCATGCTGTGGGTCGGCTGGTTCGGCTTCAACGCCGGTTCCGCTGTCGCCGCCAACGGCACTGCCGGCATGGCGATGCTGGTGACCCAGATCGCTACCGCTGCGGCGGCGCTGGGCTGGATGTTTGCCGAGTGGATCACCCACGGCAAGCCAAGCGCGTTGGGCATTGCCTCGGGCGTGGTGGCCGGCCTGGTTGCAATCACCCCGGCTGCCGGCACCGTGGGCCCGATGGGCGCCCTGGTCATCGGCCTGGCGGCGGGCGTGGTGTGCTTCTTCTGCGCCACCACCCTCAAGCGCAAGCTCGGTTATGACGACTCCCTGGATGCCTTCGGCGTGCATGGCATCGGCGGTATTCTCGGCGCGATCCTGACCGGTGTGTTCGCCGCACCGGCCTTGGGTGGCTTCGGCACCGTGACCGATATCGGCGCGCAAGTGTGGATTCAATTCAAGGGCGTGGGTTTCACGGTGGTCTACACCGCGATCGTCACCTTCATCATCCTCAAGGTCCTGGACGCCGTAATGGGTCTGCGTGTCACCGAGGAAGAAGAAGCTGTGGGCCTGGATCTGGCCCAGCACAACGAGCGTGGCTACAACCTGTAA